The DNA sequence GTAACAGTCAGAGATTAAAGGCATATGAGAGGGACAAATGCTTGGTTGTTTGAAGTGAAACACatgtttttagtttatttagtgACGTTCTGCTCTCATAGGTGAGTGTGGTGTCAGATCCAGGACGTCGTGGGCAACACAACACCCTCAGTCCATTCCCAAGCCCCTTCAGGAGCCCGTTCCGCAGCCCTTTACGCTGCAGCCCCTTTAAAAACCTGGGTCACGCCACCGGCCACTGCGCCCTGGATCTGGACTGTGATGACGACGACATGAACCTCGGCTGCTTCATCCTCATGTTTGATCTCATCTTAAAGCAGGTGATGACAAGTGGCTTGTATTGGAGTAACAAGTAAAACGTTTTAAGTACGAACACTATCACATTACACCGCCATTATTACAACATACACAACAAATTAAATGTTCAGTATatagagaaaaatgacacacacgATGCAATGACAAGAAAGCCCACAGGTGGGATCTTGAGATTTGTGGGTCGTGCTCCACTTTTTGCTCCTCTGTTTTTACGTTCGTCTCCCCCCGCTGTCCCAGATGGAGCTCCAGGATGACGGTGTGATGCTGGGTCTAGACAGCAGCCTGGGGAAGGATATCGTGGGCATCATCAACAACGTCTTTCAGGCCCCGTGGGGGGGCTCGCACACCTGCCAGAAGGATGAGAAGGCCCTAGAGTGCAGCCTGTGCCAATCCAGCATTCTGTGCTACCAGCTGGGCTGTGAGCTCCTGGAGAGGCTGACCCCCCGGGAAGAGATACGCCTGGTGGTGAGACGCACAGCATGCATTTTTAAGCACTAAATATAAATTAACCCCGTACATTAAGCAGATACGGCTCTGAAATGAATGCCACATAGCCTCCACGTCCCACAGTGCCAGAAACACCACTGTGTGTCACTGTTGTTGTAGttacataaaacagaaaacatgccaatctctgtctctctttgcaAGCAattcttaaaaaacaaacaaacttgtgAGTATCAAGCTCAGCCATattacagatgtttattttcatgtgcAGGAGCCTACAGACACTTTGGAGGAAACTTTGATCTTACCTCAACCAGATTTCTCCCTCGGGACGGAGAATGGaagtgaagaagaagacaacCCGAGTGGCACGCAAACCGACAACCCCACTGACAACCCTTCTCCTGATAATGCATGTATGTATCAGTTGTGTTGGAATAAAAGCTGCACTTAGGTTTTTATAGATATAAAGAGATATTTGGAGATTTTAGGAAGTATGCCGGTTTGCTTTAGCTCAGTTAATTAGATTAATAGAAGTTAATCTTACCAGTTGCCGATTATGACTTTACACTTTAcagaatacattaaaaatacacatattctctttctttcttcgaGTTAATCAGATAAGCAGTTTGACCCTTCTCACTGCAATGACAATCCAAGATATAGTCAGGGCATAAACctgtgtaaaatgaaaaattatagTTTTTTATATAGTGAGATACTGCAGTAccagaatatatatatttccattttttattctATGTGCTTTTACAAAGTTCAGACCAACTTGAAAGCTGAACTGCTTCTAATAGTTTTCTTCCTTCCAGCCATGAAGAATAACTCCGATAAGAAGTTCTCCTACCAGCAGCTCCCTGTGTCTTTGCAGCTTATATACACCATCCTGCAGGTACTTGTTCTGTATATCTAATTATTAAGCTGAGGTAAGCATTTATACAAGGTCATTCGGGGAAGAAAATAATCCATATTAACCTTTCAGCATTTTGTGATTCaagtggtctgagaggaaaTTACATTTCTGCACCTCTTCTTGGCTTATTTTAGAAAATCCAGGACACCGTGTGAGACTTTAGCCAGTAACATGTTTTTTcattcctgagcaggtgaaatAATATATTAGGAGCAATTAAGTCACCAGTGATAGTAGGAAGCGGTGGCCGTAGGGATTATAAGCAAAAGACTTCTTTTAGAAAATGGGTTTTGAATCCTGTGAGAAGCCAAATATCAATATTACTTTTGGCTATTTGACTTTTTGCATGTATCAGTGATCACCTGGGGGGAGAGATTTAGGACAGAGAGGGGACAGATGCAAAAGAAAGGCCATATTTTCCATTTCTGGCATATTTTTGCAGCTTGTAAACTGAGGCAGAAACAGACTAGAGgcgtttaaaaatgtttcttgtgaTTTATTGGAGTGAACATGTGGTGCGCTGTGAGTCACGCATCTCTTCTGTATTGTCAGGAAATGTCCAAGTTCGAGGAGCCTGACATCTTGTTCAACATGCTCAACTGTCTGAAGATCCTGTGTCTCCATGGAGAGTGTTTATACCTCGCCCGCAAGGATCACCCCCAGTTCCTGGCCTACATCCAGGAGAAGATGCTCATCCCGAGGTGTGCGCTGTCGGCTCTCCTCACACAGAAAGGGAACATATGTACAGAAATATTTGTTTGCAGCAGCTGGATTAGCAATCTTTTTGTGCCTGAGTCGATTCTTCTATTTGTTTCAGCCTGTGGTCGATGTTGAAGTCAGAGTTTTGCCAGCTGGCCTCCCTGGCGGTGCCTCAGCTTCTACATGCCCTCTCTCTATCCCATGGGGCAGACATCTTCTGGAACCTCATCAACACAAACTTCAacagcaaagactggaaaataCGATTTGAAGCTGGTGAGATGGAGTAAAATTGCTTATTATGTGTATCTGATACCTGCAACAGCTGAAGAGTATGCAGCTTCGTTtgcattttagatcatttcatttttggattttataatttatctttgtgttgtgaatgaatgaatggttaCAGGGAGAGCCCCCCGTCCGGCTTATATAATAAGCTCCCTAAACCGCTGCCTGCCCACATCTCCCCCttgtgttgccatggttaccttGTGGCTCAAACAGGCGGCCAAGAGGAGTTGTGGGATTGATAAGGTTTTTCTTGCCTTGTGATTGGCAGAGAGGAGCTGTATGACCTTGAGACAGAAGCAGAGGACACGTCCTCTGACTTGATGTATGATACAGGAAATAGCAGAGAAATGACATGACAGAAGCCTCAGATACTCAGTACACATTTTCCATAAGGTGTAAAGTCATTACTCCATTGTGTATAAAATCACCTatggaaacattaaaataaaatcagttatCTGGTCTTTCCGTCTACTAAAATGATGTGTCACGATGACAGCTTGAGCTGACTACGACCACTTCTAAtgttattataaatatttactAGTAGAGCTGAAGCAGATGTTTGCAGTAAATGGGCATGAATCATACAAAATAATCTGTTTTAGCCTTAATAAAACCAAAAGACTATCCTCTCCCTGCAGAGTCCCACACTCTCTCCAACACTGACACCTAGCGGTCCACACTGGCTGCTACCCTTCAGCTCAGAGTGGGTGAGAGCTTATGGATTTCAGAATAAAGCGTCTATTTTTAGAGTCTAATCTGAGTCGTGATAAATAAATGCACCAATTACTGAAAgggtctttttgtttttagtgatGCCTGCATGCATTGTTATTTTATGGCTCACTGGCAAAGAGGATGTGGGACACTGTGTCGTGCACAGTGGCAACGTGTGTGATTTTGGCTTCTGTGACTCTGAATGTTACATTTAGTAAGTTATTTGCAGTATTCATGCTTTTATAAGCGACATAATTCTGCTTTTTAATGGCACACGGAACAGATATATGATTTAATGTAGCAATTTCGTAGTTTTCACCTAACAAACAAAAGCACGTTGATTCACTGATGCATCACACAAAGACAATAATGTTGGCAAAGATCGCAGTCAAGTAATACATGCCCTTATCCTAATGATCCTCATCTATGACCTCATGCCTGCCTCTGTTTATTAAATCATTATAATTATATTAGGACATCTGGCCGCTCAGTTGCCTCTTGTTCATATTTGTGTTCTGTCTGTGTTGCTGTTGATTCACTTTCACTCGTTATTCTCGTGAAATCCTCCCAGTCGAGAAGGTAGCGGTGCTGTGTCGGTTCCTGGACATCGGCGCGGTGACTAAAAACCACTTGCTGAAATACGCTCTGGCCCACGCTTTCTGCTGCTTCCTGGCGTCTGTGGAAGACGTGAACCCAGCTGTGGCAACCAGGGCGAGACTGCTGCTGGACACCATCAAGAGGCCGGCCCTGCAGGTGAACTGCACTTCTGCTGCACAAATTAGTCTGTCACATACAGTAAATGTAAGTCCAGAAACCATTAAGCATTGTGGGACCTCAAAGGAGCTACAAAATTGTAACAAATGGTGTATTTGCTAAGATAAATGGcaacatttctgttatttacaGGCTTACAGAAGGAGTATAGACATTCTTGCACAATGGCgaataaatatatttcatgTCTGTTTAAGTAGGAGTGAATATTTTGAagcacatacagtatgtttatgcatttgcaataataaaaacaatacatttcaCCTTTGTCTATGAAATTAAGTCTCCAGAATCCACTAGTAATACAATTGGTTTCTATTTTCTCTGCAGAAATATTGTAGACAGTCGTGTGTTTAGACCTGCCTGTGTTCATGTCATGCTGTGCAttaatgtgtgtgcattttgcAGGGCTTGTGTCTGTGTCTGGATTTCCAGTTCGACACAGTCGTGAGGGATCGCCCCGTCATTCTCAGCAAACTCCTGCTGCTGCACTtcctgaagaaagacattcCCGCACTGAGCTGGGAGTTCTTTGTCAACCGCTTTGAAACATTATCTCTGGAGGCTCAGCTACACCTGGACTGCAACAAGGAATTCCCTTTCCCTACTAGTGTGTAGCTTCCATGTCCCCATTCAGATATTAGCACCTGCTTCACGTCCACTGCCAACAAGAGAAGCATTACCGTCCAAACTGAGTTTGCAATCTCTTCTTTTGACAGCAATTACAGCTGTACGAACCAATGTGGCAAACCTCAGTGACGCAGCCATGTGGAAGATACGGCGGGCCCGGTTTGCCAGGAATCGGCAGAAGAGTGTTCGTTCCCTCCGTGACAGTGTGAAGGGAGATCCATCAGAGTCTAAACGGGCGTTTTCGCTCCCCGAGTCACTGACCAACCGACTTCGTGAGTAGCAGAGACCAGCCAGTCTATCAGTGTGAATCTGAACCTGTGTCGCTTTCATTCAATCAGTGGTCAAATACTGCTTGCAAATAACTTAGTGAAGGGCCTCATATGTGCTTTTGGTCCACATTAGAGTGCAGAGAAACCCATTAATGTGTCTTAAAGTCAAATTAATGTCCATTTCTATTTGGAAAACAACCTGACCTTGTCTTTTATGTCAGAATACGATAATTACTGCCCATTTTTAGTTTCTTGTGGGTTACAAAAAACCTTTTCCATTTGCAAATACTATTTGACCGAAGCTGATTCCATTTtcctaatgtttttttccttactTGTTTGTTCTTGACATTCATTTCACTTAAATGTCTAACTACTGCTCTGTGTGAAAAAGAGGAACTCCCCGTTGTGTCATTCACTTTATCTCTGTCTCTGCGCAGCAGGCTGTCTGAGTTTCTGGGACAAGTTACTTATCTTGGCCTTAAACCATGATGGGATTTTGGAGATTTGTGGTTGGCCCTAAATCTTGATGACACCTGGATTTGAGGCCTGatagtgtgttttgtgtgtgtgtgtgtgtgtgtgtgtgtgtgtgtgtgtgtgtgtgtgtgtgtgtgtgtgtgtgtgtgtgtgtgtgtgtgtatgtttgtgtgtgcacatgtgctgGATGATCACGGAGCTCAGACATGTGTCCTGTGCCACCTCCCCTGTGTGCTCTCCTAAATTGTGTTCTTCATATGTGGTTTTTAGCTCTAAGGCTTTCGAGGCAGGAGCACTCTGCCCCGACACTGGGAGATATGATAGAGAAAGTCCTGCCAGGTAAATAACAATCCAAATCTGAAACATGCAGTATAACTCTTCATAATCACACCATGTTTGAGGAAGTACAGTCTAAGTagcaataaaacacaagaacaacgtgacagtcattgttttttcatCCTGCCTACAGGATTAAATTGATTCTGAcacaggaaagaaagaaaaacacacttttactAACAGCTAGcaggtctttttttatttgtatttaccCCTTTTACAAATTCCACGAACACGCATGTTTACAACATGAAGATGTCTCCACCTCTCTCAACAGAGAAGTGGACAGGCTGAGTTGACTCCCCCCACCCCTCTGTGCTGTCACCcctctccctgctgctgctACCCTCTCCCCCCCCATCTCCTCCCCCATCTCCTCCCCCATCTTCTCCCCCTGTCTTCAGCACGTTTCCTCCCGCACTTTAACCCTGACGCTTCAGCCCCTCTTGCAGGCCAGACCCCTTCTCCGGAGGACGACACCGTCATCAGAGACCTGCTCCCTGAGGACGCCGGCATCGATCACCAGACGGTTCACCAGCTCATCATGGTGCTCATGAAATTCATGGCCAAGGACCAGAGCAGTGCCGAGGCCGACATCGGCAGCGCCAAGGCTTTCAACACAGTGAAGCGTCACCTGTACGTGCTGCTGGGTTACGACCAACAGGAGGGCTGCTTCATGATCGCACCGCAGAAGATGCGCACCTCCACCTGCTTCAATGCCTTTATTGCCGGCATTGCACAGGTGACCCACATACAATCTAGTTTCAGATTTTTGCTGGGAGCCTAACAGTACAGCGCATTTAACTGTTGTTTCCTCCAGGTGATGGACTACAACATTGGTTTAGGAAAGCAGCTGCTCCCTCTGGTGGTCCAGGTGTTGAAGTACTGCACGTGTCCGCAGTTGAGACACTATTTTCAGCAGCCGCCCAGATGCTCCCTGTGGGCCCTGAGGCCTCACATTCGGCAGATGTGGCTCAAAGCTCTGCTAGTTATCCTGTACAAGGTACTTTTACATTACTATGCATCACTCAGTCACCAAGAAAACGTTACCACTAAATGACTCCCTTATCTTGCTGTGCCATATTTTCTTCATATCTTATGATATGCAGTCTGATTTTTTATGCTATATAGTACCCTTATAGAGACATGGACGGCAGTAAAGTGGTCCTCCATCTGATCCACATCACCATCAACACACTGAACGCACAGTATCACAGCTGTCGACCCCACGCCACAGCAGGACCACTCTACAGCGACAACTCCAACATGAGCCGCtacagtgaaaaagaaaaaggtgaaGCAGGATAATAAATGTTGTTTATCTCAACAGCAGGCTTCTATTATAGCTGCAAATATGATGCAATAAGTAGagatatttatatatacttAGTGAGTGTGACTGCAATAAGCTTAAGATGTCTGATTAAAAAGGTTTGCTGAGGCTAATTATTTGCGATATTTGTTGTGAAGTATGTGCTGCAATTTCTACAAATAAATGAGGACTGCATTTTGGAAGAAACCAAATTGCTGTTTCATTTATAAATTATTGATCATAATTTCAAAACAGGATGGAAGTGGTACATGAATGCAGGGCTGATGttaattttccatattttttctcCATATTAGAAGAGGACAGTGTCTTCGATGAGTCAGACGTCCATGACACGCCGACGGGTGCCGCTAACAAGGAGTCACAGACCTTCTTTGCCCGCCTGAAGAGGATCGGCGGCAGCAAGTCTGTGAAATACCAGCCGGTAGAGCTGAATGCCAAGAAAAGTAAGAAGCAGAGGCTTTCAAAATCAAGTGATTGAATCTTtttcagcagaacattttcatgATTGCAGGAGGCGTGTTGCTTTCACTGCTATAAACTCTCATTTTGCCTTTGTGTATCAGGTGAAATTGAGCTGTCAGAGTACCGTGAAGCCAGCGCCCTTCAGGACAGCATTCTGCACTGTGTGAGGGAGGAGAGCACCAGGAAAAAGCGGCTACAGGCCATGCACAAGCAGAAGTCTCTGGACATTTCCAACACAGACTCCATTCTTTTCAGCCTGGACGAACATCGGCGCAAGTCCTGCATTGATCGTTGTGACCTGCAAGCCCCCCCTGTGGTCCCGCCTCCGTCCTCGGCCACGTCCCACAGCAGGCATCACATTAAAGGATCCTCCGATGGCTCTTCGTTTCGAGTGGAGGCCATCGATCCAGTGGACCGGCGGGGCTCTCGAGGCGGGCAGTCTGACATCTCCAAACCTGTCATCCCAGAAGTCCGCCTCAGCTGCATGGAGACCTTTGAGGACAAACAGGATCAGAGTTCGTTAAGCGGATCGACACAGGGGAAGGAGGACCAAGACCTCATTGACCTCTCCTCTGACTGCACCTCAATTCCAGAAAAACACTCACTGCTCTCCATGTCTGACAGCGACTCCTTGGTGTTCGAACCGCTGCCTCCTCTGAGGATCGTGGAGAGCGACGAGGAGTTTGACCTCAACACCATCATAGGTTCCAAATTCAACGGCAGTCCAAAGATCTCAGCTTCTCCTGCGAGCAGCAACACTTTGCGATTGTCTCCCGTGGTTCAGGTGAGCGTGGAGGACTTTTCCAGTGACAAAAAGACTCTCAAGGGAGAGGAGGGCTCTCTGAAAGCATTTTTGGAGAAGAAGCCTGGCCGCGTGACTCACAGCACCTCTCTGGAACTCCCTGACAGACCGGAGAACATCTGCCATGAAAGTCCCATGACCCTGAAGCAGAAGAGAGACCTGCTGAGGAAGAGCCCACATGTCCCTGACACCTCGCTAGACGACACATATGTGACCCCTGAAGAGGTGAGGATTGGGATGGGACCCGGCACGAGTCCATCAGGCAGGACTATCTTCCTGGACATCCCAGAAGACAGAGCAGAGCCTCTTTCCTCGCCAGAGAAAAGCAACAGCAATGATGACGAGGAGGATGGAGAcgacgaagatgaagacgacatgGGCGATGAAGCGGACAGCGACCCCAAACCTGACAACGCAGATGATAACGATGAAGCCGAGTTTAAAATCCAGATCGTGCCCAGACAACGCAAGCAGAGGAAGATTGCTGTGAGCGCCATCCAGAGGGAGTACCTGGACATCTCGTTCAACACGTTCGACAAGCTGGGCGGTGAGCAGACCACAGAAACAGGTAACGAGAACGGACAGATAAACATCTTACAGTTGAAGTTAAAGTGAGAACTAAAACTGCAACTGAGAGTCCATGACTGACTCACCTGTGACCAACAGTTTTCAGGTGAATTAGAGGCCGTGTTTacaaagagcagagaggagacaacagTAGAGATTAAGAGCAAAATGATACatacttgatcaataaaataaatactggaggagcaagttgtcagcaagttgttgaaagatacattcagctTGGTGAAATATCATCCTAGAGTTGAggctgaaaaatgtaaatagttaataTCTATAGCATCTTTTTTCCCAGTacaatgttggacatgttgattccattttttttttttaaatttttacaaagtaaacaatcaaagaaactttttttaagcATTATTAGAACCGTGTCATTCATAATTGTGCATTTTTGAGACCtctctttttatattttactttatattgcagtaaaaaatggaCCCACAGCGACTAAAGATGCGACAGGAGTAAAAACAACCCTGCTGATGTGCAGTCACAGTTTATGTTCCTGacaaatgattttgtttttctgactcGCTCACAACAGCTGTCCCTTGGTCCTTAGCTAACGCTTACATCAATGCTGCATTTAATAAACAATTTTCCTGTACATTTTTGTGACTGTGGACCTTACGTACAacttttaacagaaaaactcaGGACTCACCATTCCAGTCTTGCTTTTATCTAGAAACTTTTGCTATATTTTACcttaattctttttatttttttaatgtcacacCCCTCTCTGCTGTAGTCTGTGTACGGCTTTGCAGTTCTTGGTTCACTTCGCAccatcaaaatgaatcaaattaaaaatgggTGTGAAACTTTCATTATCCATTTGtgaacaaaaatcaaaaatgactcaatattctaattttcccATTTGTGTGTTTCATGCTAGTGGTTGCACTGCACCAGTAGCACCCAGAGGAGTCTACAGTCACCCAACAACattatgtattatatatatatatagtgcatCTGACTATGCAGTTATTTATAGGCTACACATAGGCCTTAATAAAATGCTATAGAAAAGATATTGTCTGCAACATTATTATAATAATGTTGGGGAGGCAACTCAAAAAGGTATTTTGAGGCTCTTTGTTTAATCTTAACAGCAACAATATTAACAATACATTGGTCTATGACTCCAGTCTGTGAGTAATATTCACATATGCCTCCAAACCTTCCCAAATGAGATAGCTGTTAAATTACTGCATGGtcagaacacaacacagaaatgcaaaataagaatattaagtcttttttttttttgtttttgtgaagcagcaacacaaatgcaaacaatTAGAAATTAAACTCAGTGACAATTACCCATAATACTACTTTAAAacccatttttcatttgatggGTTTTCTTAAACAAAGAACTGCAAGgactgttgttttttaaatattcctttatgTTTGCAAATCTCTTCATCTTTCTGAATGAATTGTACTAtgtgaattcagttttattattattttatcatcgAAGTAACATCACATTACCAGTGGGCGCTCTACTGCCCTCAGATCTTTACCCTACTAACCACTTCAGCTTTGTATTGtcctctgttgtgtgtgtgtgtgtgttcgcctTTTCCATTATACAAACACTTCAGCAATGAGTGCGTCAAAGGTGAAATGGGGATACTTTAAACTAATTTATAGGTAGAAGGACAGGGCAGTTTATTGTGTATCGCTCTTCTACAAAATAGGGATGCTATTATTCATACTGATGCAACAAAGCACTAAACCTCACATAACAAATTAGAATTAAATTAGCCCTAAATGCACCTTAACTGTTGTGACCTTCAGACAGTAAACAATTGTAGAGCAATTTTACTTATGATTATCATTGGATAATATTCTCCTGGCATAGGCTAGCTTATATTCTGATGCCCACGCCCTGCCCATATTGCCTTGCAGATCACAAAGTTATGTCAACCTTGGAAAAGCCACGAGAATCTGCGTCAGCCCCAACTCTCGAAGCCGCTATGCCTGAAACAAGCCATCGTTCTTCAGTATCAAGTAGGATCCAAATACTTTTCTACACAATCCTTACCTTAATTTTTagtcaaactgtgtttttattgtggttATAATAAGGAAAGCCTTCATTTTATGCATATTTGTTCATATCATTTTTCTCATTGCAGATGAATTTATTATGACTTTACATCAGTtagaaatatgaaatatatatttttggccATCTTATCCatgaaaacaatacattttcaaaggacacacactaaaataaatcacattggatgtttcatgaatttatttccTAAATAAATTCCCTCTAAACTATTGTTGTAATGATTTAGTTCTTCATAGAACTGGGCTGAATGTTTGAATTTTGTCTTTCTGATATAAGTGATGCTGACCATTCTCTTTTCACCTGTCTTCCCCCATTTTCATGAAACTACACACACATTTGTTGTTGCTGAAGCTGTAATGAGTTTAACAGACTCTTAgtcctgttttctgtgtctgaCCTTTAGCTCAGTACCGTCAGGTGAAACGAGGCTCTCTGGGAGCTCTGACCATGAGTCAGCTCATGAAGAGACAGCTGGAGCATCAGTCCAGCGCGCCGCATAACATCTGCACGTGGGAGGCGGGTCAGTTTCTTACTCCGTGAAGATGTTTTGAGAAGACAAGTAGATGTAGTAAGATATATAGGAAAACAAAAGACACTGCAAATTAatagaaaaatgtgcaaatgaacaaATAGGAATATTCTGGTATATATTTCAACCAACAAATTTTGAATAGTTACATCATGGCTCATTTTTAGAGAAATTTGTCCTGTGCAGAGGGCTATGGAAAAAATATAGTTGATGTTATTCTGTTGCTTTATGTTTGGCAGGTCCTACAAAAACCAGCCTTCTCTCAGCACCAAGCACCGTCAGCATGTTCGTCCCTGCACCAGAGGAGTTCATAGACGAGCAGCCGACCACCATGTCTGACCGGTGAAGCAACCACTCGCTAACTATATCCGTCTGGAAGTAAGTCATCTTAATGCCTAATCTGACCTGGTGTGTTTCTACGTGATGTCCCAGGTGTCGGGACTGTGCGGCCGTCCTGGAGGAATACGACGAGGAGACCCTCGGCCTCGCAGTGGTCGTTCTCTCCATGTTCATCCACCTGAGCCCTGATTTGGCTGCTCCTATGCTCCTCGACATCATGCAGTCTGTGGGCAG is a window from the Amphiprion ocellaris isolate individual 3 ecotype Okinawa chromosome 20, ASM2253959v1, whole genome shotgun sequence genome containing:
- the LOC111578958 gene encoding protein unc-79 homolog isoform X6 → MTMCLFPVPFPLTPSLRPQVSSINPTVTRSLLYSVLRDAPSDRGGQGQQSRDAQLSEYPSLDYQGLYVTLVTLLDLVPLLQHGQHDLGQSIFYTTTCLLPFLSDDILSTLPYTMISTLATFPPFLHKDIIEYLSTSFLPMAILGSTRREGGVPAYVNLSASSMLMIAMQYTSNPVYHCQLLECLMKHKQEVWKDLLYVISYGPSQVKPPAVQMLFHYWPNLKPPGAISEYRGLQYTAWNPIHCQHIECHNAINKPAVKMCIDPTLSVALGDKPPPLYICEECSQRIAGDHAEWLVDVLLPQAEISAICQKKNCSSHVRRAVVTCFSAGCCGRHGNRPVRYCKRCHVNHHSSEVGAAAETHLYQTSPPPINTRECGAEELVCTVEAVISLLKEAEIHAEQREFELNRRRQMGLSASHHSLDNIEFDNKEDDQHDQRLLSQFGIWFLVSLCTPNENTPTESLARLVSMVFQWFHSTAYMMDDEVGSLVEKLKPQFVTKWLKTVCEVRFDVMVMCLLPKPVEFARVGGYWDKSCSTVTQLKEGLNRILCLIPYNVISQPLWECFMPEWLEAIRTEVPDNQLKEFREVLSKMFDIELCPLPFSMEEMFGFISCRFSGYPASVQEQALLWLHVLSELDIVVPLQLLIGMFSDGVNSLKELANQRKARASDLTGNTGARRVSVVSDPGRRGQHNTLSPFPSPFRSPFRSPLRCSPFKNLGHATGHCALDLDCDDDDMNLGCFILMFDLILKQMELQDDGVMLGLDSSLGKDIVGIINNVFQAPWGGSHTCQKDEKALECSLCQSSILCYQLGCELLERLTPREEIRLVEPTDTLEETLILPQPDFSLGTENGSEEEDNPSGTQTDNPTDNPSPDNASMKNNSDKKFSYQQLPVSLQLIYTILQEMSKFEEPDILFNMLNCLKILCLHGECLYLARKDHPQFLAYIQEKMLIPSLWSMLKSEFCQLASLAVPQLLHALSLSHGADIFWNLINTNFNSKDWKIRFEAVEKVAVLCRFLDIGAVTKNHLLKYALAHAFCCFLASVEDVNPAVATRARLLLDTIKRPALQGLCLCLDFQFDTVVRDRPVILSKLLLLHFLKKDIPALSWEFFVNRFETLSLEAQLHLDCNKEFPFPTTITAVRTNVANLSDAAMWKIRRARFARNRQKSVRSLRDSVKGDPSESKRAFSLPESLTNRLPLRLSRQEHSAPTLGDMIEKVLPARFLPHFNPDASAPLAGQTPSPEDDTVIRDLLPEDAGIDHQTVHQLIMVLMKFMAKDQSSAEADIGSAKAFNTVKRHLYVLLGYDQQEGCFMIAPQKMRTSTCFNAFIAGIAQVMDYNIGLGKQLLPLVVQVLKYCTCPQLRHYFQQPPRCSLWALRPHIRQMWLKALLVILYKYPYRDMDGSKVVLHLIHITINTLNAQYHSCRPHATAGPLYSDNSNMSRYSEKEKEEDSVFDESDVHDTPTGAANKESQTFFARLKRIGGSKSVKYQPVELNAKKSEIELSEYREASALQDSILHCVREESTRKKRLQAMHKQKSLDISNTDSILFSLDEHRRKSCIDRCDLQAPPVVPPPSSATSHSRHHIKGSSDGSSFRVEAIDPVDRRGSRGGQSDISKPVIPEVRLSCMETFEDKQDQSSLSGSTQGKEDQDLIDLSSDCTSIPEKHSLLSMSDSDSLVFEPLPPLRIVESDEEFDLNTIIGSKFNGSPKISASPASSNTLRLSPVVQVSVEDFSSDKKTLKGEEGSLKAFLEKKPGRVTHSTSLELPDRPENICHESPMTLKQKRDLLRKSPHVPDTSLDDTYVTPEEVRIGMGPGTSPSGRTIFLDIPEDRAEPLSSPEKSNSNDDEEDGDDEDEDDMGDEADSDPKPDNADDNDEAEFKIQIVPRQRKQRKIAVSAIQREYLDISFNTFDKLGGEQTTETDHKVMSTLEKPRESASAPTLEAAMPETSHRSSVSTQYRQVKRGSLGALTMSQLMKRQLEHQSSAPHNICTWEAGPTKTSLLSAPSTVSMFVPAPEEFIDEQPTTMSDRCRDCAAVLEEYDEETLGLAVVVLSMFIHLSPDLAAPMLLDIMQSVGRLASSANFSGQAESMLIPGNVAGVAKQFLRCMFHQLAPNGILPQLFQSNIKDGSFLRTLASSLIDFNELSSVAALNMLLEGLNNKKSLPAGGTMLHCLDNIATFMEALPMDSPSNLWTTICNQFQTFLTKLPSVLPLKCPMDSSLRIIICLLKIPTTNATRSLLEPFSKLLSFVIQYGMFSLSYLVELCGLCYKAFNKERDKFYMSRIVVLELLQALKFKSPLPDTNLLLLVQFVCADIGTRLAESTIIQKHMISTLPGCTTAAMECMRQYISELLDFIADMHTLTKLKNHMKACCQPLHEDTFGGNLKVGLAQVAAMEISKGNHRDNKAVVRYLPWLYHPPSTMQQGPKEFIECVSHIRQLSWLLLGSLTHCALHQGSTSCMPIPLDAGSHIADHLIVILIGFPEQSKTSVLHMCSLFHAFMFAQLWTIYCEQAAAAPSLQNQNQTEFSSSAILTGLEFWSRVTPSILQLMAHNKVMVEMVCLHVISLMEALQECNSTIFVKLIPMWLPMIQSNLKHLSAGLQLRLQAIQNRVNCQCLQGQTSGVPPFALRKWLQCTQFKMAQVEIQSSEAASQFYPM